Proteins co-encoded in one Bacillota bacterium genomic window:
- a CDS encoding peptide chain release factor 2, translating to MIIFDLPVKEAQIQELESQMADPAFWNDAEAAQGATKRLRSLQKEVEEFRNLQSRYDDLVTLLALAQEDEDESIQQELHREAEQVARAIDQLELTMLLNGPYDDHNVILTIHSGAGGTESQDWAEMLLRMYTRWAEDHGYGVEVLDLLPGDEAGIKSATLSISGPYAYGYLQSEKGVHRLVRISPFDAAGRRHTSFASVSVLPEVQQDTEIELDLNDVRIDTYRASGAGGQHVNKTDSAVRLTHLPTGIVVQCQNERSQHKNKETAFKILKSRLLELKLREQEEQLNALSGEKGEIAWGNQIRSYVFCPYTLVKDHRTDVEVGDVQKVMDGYLDPFIQAYLRRK from the coding sequence ATGATTATCTTTGACCTGCCGGTCAAAGAGGCACAGATTCAAGAATTGGAAAGCCAAATGGCGGATCCCGCCTTTTGGAATGATGCCGAGGCAGCCCAAGGGGCTACCAAGCGTTTGCGGAGTTTGCAAAAGGAAGTGGAGGAGTTTCGAAACCTCCAGTCCCGGTACGACGATCTGGTGACGCTTTTGGCCTTGGCCCAGGAGGACGAGGATGAGTCCATTCAGCAGGAGCTGCACCGGGAGGCGGAGCAGGTGGCTCGGGCCATCGATCAGCTGGAACTTACCATGCTGCTTAACGGTCCCTATGATGATCACAACGTGATCCTTACCATCCATTCCGGGGCCGGAGGTACTGAGTCCCAGGATTGGGCGGAGATGCTGCTGCGGATGTATACCCGCTGGGCCGAAGATCATGGCTATGGGGTGGAGGTTCTCGACCTGTTGCCAGGGGATGAGGCCGGGATCAAAAGTGCCACGTTGAGTATCAGCGGACCCTATGCCTACGGGTATCTGCAGTCGGAGAAGGGGGTCCACCGTTTGGTGCGGATTTCCCCCTTTGATGCGGCGGGGCGGCGTCACACCTCCTTTGCTTCGGTGAGCGTCCTGCCCGAGGTGCAGCAGGATACGGAGATCGAACTGGATCTCAATGATGTGCGCATCGACACTTACCGGGCCAGTGGGGCCGGTGGACAACATGTGAATAAGACCGACTCCGCTGTGCGGTTGACCCACCTACCCACAGGGATCGTGGTCCAGTGCCAGAATGAACGTTCCCAGCACAAGAACAAGGAGACGGCCTTCAAGATCCTCAAGTCCCGGTTGCTGGAGCTGAAGCTACGGGAACAGGAGGAGCAACTGAACGCCCTTTCGGGGGAAAAAGGCGAAATTGCCTGGGGAAATCAGATCCGCTCCTATGTGTTTTGCCCCTACACCCTGGTGAAGGATCACCGCACCGATGTGGAGGTGGGGGATGTACAGAAAGTGATGGATGGTTACCTGGATCCCTTTATCCAAGCGTACTTGAGAAGAAAGTAG
- the csaB gene encoding polysaccharide pyruvyl transferase CsaB, translated as MAKVVLAGYYGYDNTGDEAILAVLTDYLKRDGRIEQITVFSHHPQATARDYEVQAVFRYNPVAILRALREGDGLVLAGGLMQDVTSTRSLWYYLTLTRLALRLGKKVYWHAMGIGPILRPKNRTSLLRVAAQLRGLSVRDEVSASFFEEARLVPDPALLLEPAPQGRVQRIFKMLGEPYSGSTIVGLALRPWEEFPAGIEYLAELADELVRRYDCRALFLPLYPNQDLPVIYAVMKSMKEEALCLELPIPPGDMAGMISRCDVLVSMRLHGLILAAVGGTGAVGLQTDPKVGAFGVQLDEPVFPCVQGAVPVEEVLQAVGAKLRHVGSYDRTKRSRVLQLQEQARAGLKELVDDLCS; from the coding sequence ATGGCAAAGGTGGTCTTGGCCGGTTACTACGGCTACGATAACACAGGGGATGAAGCCATTCTCGCGGTCCTGACCGATTATCTAAAAAGGGATGGGCGGATCGAGCAGATCACTGTGTTTTCCCATCATCCCCAGGCCACCGCAAGGGACTATGAGGTGCAAGCGGTCTTTCGTTACAACCCAGTGGCAATCCTTCGGGCCCTAAGGGAAGGGGATGGGCTGGTGCTGGCCGGTGGGCTGATGCAGGATGTGACCAGCACCCGCAGCCTCTGGTACTACCTGACCTTGACCCGGTTGGCCCTGCGTTTGGGCAAGAAGGTGTACTGGCATGCCATGGGGATTGGTCCGATCCTGCGGCCGAAGAACCGTACTAGTCTGTTGCGGGTGGCCGCACAGCTTAGGGGTTTGAGTGTGCGGGATGAGGTCTCCGCGTCCTTTTTCGAGGAGGCTAGACTTGTGCCTGACCCAGCCCTATTGTTGGAACCGGCGCCCCAAGGGCGAGTACAAAGGATTTTCAAGATGCTTGGAGAACCATATAGTGGGAGTACTATCGTGGGCCTTGCGCTGCGGCCTTGGGAGGAGTTTCCCGCGGGGATTGAGTATCTTGCGGAGCTGGCCGATGAACTTGTCCGCCGTTATGATTGTCGGGCCTTGTTTTTGCCCTTGTATCCGAACCAGGACCTACCCGTGATCTACGCGGTCATGAAAAGTATGAAAGAAGAAGCCCTCTGCTTGGAGCTACCCATTCCCCCCGGTGATATGGCGGGAATGATCTCTCGCTGCGATGTGCTGGTCAGTATGCGGCTCCATGGTCTGATTCTTGCCGCAGTGGGGGGGACCGGGGCCGTGGGGTTGCAGACGGATCCCAAGGTGGGGGCCTTCGGCGTTCAGCTGGATGAGCCGGTCTTCCCATGTGTCCAGGGAGCTGTTCCGGTGGAAGAAGTGCTCCAGGCCGTAGGGGCCAAGTTGCGGCACGTGGGCAGTTACGATCGGACGAAACGGAGTAGAGTGTTACAGTTGCAGGAACAGGCCCGGGCAGGTCTTAAGGAGCTTGTGGATGATCTTTGTAGTTAG